In a genomic window of uncultured Flavobacterium sp.:
- a CDS encoding tyrosinase family protein, with translation MKKITISLFIILITFSGFGQSSGNVKYIRYNVNTAEGQADLLAMNTAFKKMREMGCENGLGWYYQGAIHNIPDSIAGKNELCAQYQTSKDKLWAWGDCTHKRNSEAANLNFLLWHRLYIWYLEKIVRDLSGKQDFAIPYWNYGSKEVVDNILPKEARDKSGSLYAPARYSVLNNGKPIPDNDLTQIQLALEELKTNPSFTGAAGFSKNLEGAPHGFMHDLIGGEYADPKESYYNEIYQLKDFSGLMANVPSAGFDPVFWLHHSMIDRIWESWDVSAYGQRPTLEQLKANPWTYEFIAPDGKHITYTMEEVYKIVFNLDYKYDDLLYGSKTPVLASNESTSKKKVSFQDSKEKVIWEQKIGKTIENTGFTHKVTSTFSKSTNKVFKTEANSKIILNLDVVVYKEPKDFYTVYLRYPGKADQYVGTMTFFGVAHDHGLEANHTAAETGIKLNFSYYISDDLVNTDKNFEIIIKKSGIGDAKVTLEKISVSKAN, from the coding sequence ATGAAAAAAATTACTATATCACTATTTATTATTTTGATTACATTTTCTGGCTTTGGTCAGAGTTCAGGTAATGTAAAATATATTCGATACAATGTTAATACAGCCGAAGGACAAGCAGATCTTTTGGCAATGAATACAGCCTTTAAAAAAATGCGCGAAATGGGCTGTGAGAATGGTCTTGGTTGGTATTATCAAGGTGCAATACATAATATTCCGGATTCAATTGCCGGAAAAAATGAGCTTTGTGCACAATATCAAACAAGCAAAGATAAATTATGGGCTTGGGGCGATTGTACGCATAAAAGAAACTCAGAAGCTGCAAACTTAAATTTTCTTTTATGGCACAGATTGTACATTTGGTATTTAGAAAAAATCGTTAGGGATTTATCCGGAAAACAAGATTTTGCGATACCATATTGGAACTACGGAAGCAAAGAAGTTGTCGATAATATTTTGCCAAAAGAAGCAAGAGACAAATCCGGTTCTTTGTATGCGCCAGCCAGATATAGTGTTCTTAACAACGGAAAACCAATTCCTGATAATGACCTTACACAGATTCAGTTAGCACTTGAAGAATTAAAAACAAATCCTTCTTTTACAGGAGCGGCAGGATTTAGCAAAAACCTCGAAGGTGCGCCTCATGGTTTTATGCACGATCTTATTGGAGGAGAATATGCAGATCCAAAAGAAAGCTATTATAACGAAATTTATCAACTGAAAGATTTTTCAGGTTTAATGGCAAATGTTCCTTCGGCAGGTTTTGATCCCGTTTTTTGGTTGCATCACAGTATGATTGACCGTATTTGGGAATCCTGGGATGTTTCGGCTTATGGGCAACGTCCAACATTAGAGCAGTTAAAAGCAAATCCGTGGACATATGAATTTATTGCTCCTGACGGAAAGCATATTACCTATACAATGGAGGAAGTTTACAAGATCGTTTTTAATTTAGATTATAAATATGACGATTTGCTTTACGGATCTAAAACTCCGGTTTTGGCTTCTAATGAATCAACTTCAAAAAAGAAAGTTTCATTTCAGGATTCAAAAGAGAAAGTTATTTGGGAACAAAAAATTGGAAAAACAATCGAAAACACTGGTTTTACGCACAAAGTAACCAGTACATTTTCAAAAAGTACCAATAAAGTTTTTAAAACCGAAGCCAACTCAAAAATAATATTAAACCTAGATGTAGTCGTTTACAAAGAACCAAAAGATTTTTACACCGTTTATCTTCGTTATCCGGGAAAAGCAGATCAATATGTGGGAACAATGACTTTCTTTGGCGTTGCTCATGATCACGGACTCGAAGCAAATCATACAGCGGCAGAAACCGGAATAAAACTTAATTTCTCTTATTACATTTCAGATGATTTGGTGAATACAGATAAGAATTTTGAAATTATTATAAAAAAGAGCGGAATTGGAGATGCTAAAGTAACACTTGAAAAAATTAGTGTATCAAAGGCAAATTAA
- a CDS encoding multicopper oxidase domain-containing protein, producing MKEQNKTILLFSFLLITTFSFSQNERLIIGRTTGKLFIKKDLVIRTFGFANSLSGQITLPGYDIDVKEGDSVNIDFWNISQGNPVSLYSKEIEFTQLNKQKQIMNKKEPVHHMEHGFYSFQAKKSGTYLYYSPENYPFNLQAGMFGVIIIRPKEKDSLVDKPLTEILWCSNEIDTKWHTDAIMGTEYDDSNKPILLPDYKPNYFLINGETILKNKGLQSFEHKKNTVLLRLVNAGLYIHEIKFPLDTKLQFISGNGNHIKALSTGYNVALDPGECLELYAFLGNTAQKAKIRYQFINLLSKKIYHQADIPVFY from the coding sequence ATGAAAGAACAGAATAAAACCATATTACTATTTTCTTTTTTACTAATTACCACATTTTCATTTTCTCAAAATGAAAGATTAATTATTGGTAGAACAACCGGTAAGTTGTTTATTAAAAAGGATTTAGTAATAAGAACTTTTGGTTTTGCCAATTCGCTTTCAGGACAGATTACTTTACCGGGATATGATATTGATGTAAAAGAAGGAGATAGTGTGAATATCGATTTCTGGAACATTTCTCAGGGAAATCCAGTCTCTTTATATTCTAAGGAAATTGAATTCACACAACTGAATAAACAAAAGCAAATAATGAATAAAAAAGAACCAGTTCACCACATGGAACATGGTTTTTATTCTTTTCAGGCAAAAAAATCAGGAACTTATCTCTATTATAGTCCTGAAAATTATCCTTTCAATCTTCAGGCTGGGATGTTTGGAGTAATTATTATTCGACCGAAAGAAAAAGATTCCTTAGTTGATAAACCTTTAACCGAAATACTTTGGTGCAGTAACGAAATAGATACCAAATGGCACACAGATGCTATTATGGGAACAGAATACGACGATTCAAATAAGCCAATACTTCTTCCGGATTATAAACCGAATTACTTTTTGATAAATGGTGAAACAATCTTGAAAAACAAAGGTTTGCAATCTTTCGAACATAAAAAAAATACGGTATTGCTTCGTTTGGTTAATGCGGGTTTATACATTCATGAAATTAAATTTCCATTAGATACAAAACTTCAATTTATATCTGGAAATGGCAATCATATCAAGGCATTATCGACAGGATATAATGTTGCACTTGATCCTGGAGAATGTCTGGAATTGTATGCTTTTTTAGGTAATACTGCCCAAAAAGCAAAGATTAGATATCAGTTTATAAATCTTCTTTCAAAGAAAATATATCATCAGGCCGATATTCCGGTTTTTTATTAA
- a CDS encoding TatD family hydrolase, which produces MKQYIDIGINLTNKQFQNDIDDVVQNALDADVSQMILTGTSVRNSEESARIAKEYQGILYATAGIHPHDAKSFDAQSISKLRNLLKQKHVVSVGECGLDFDRDFSPRNVQETCYKAQLELAIEVQKPLFLHERAAFAKFISITKDYLPQLPKAVVHCFTGSLQEAKTYLDNGFYLGFTGAISDSKRFEHLKEVIQYVPLDRMMIETDAPFMLPKNTPNNLLKKYHERRCEPAFLPFVAATVAQFKGVSGIIVAEETTRNAKNFFGI; this is translated from the coding sequence ATGAAACAATACATAGACATAGGAATTAATTTAACCAATAAACAATTCCAAAACGACATAGACGATGTTGTACAAAATGCTTTAGACGCCGATGTATCGCAAATGATACTTACCGGAACAAGCGTAAGAAATAGTGAAGAATCTGCTCGAATAGCAAAAGAATATCAGGGAATATTATATGCTACGGCGGGAATTCATCCGCATGATGCGAAGAGTTTTGATGCGCAAAGTATTTCAAAACTGAGAAATTTATTAAAACAGAAACATGTAGTTTCGGTAGGCGAGTGCGGACTTGATTTTGATCGTGATTTTTCGCCCAGAAATGTACAGGAAACCTGTTACAAAGCCCAACTAGAATTGGCGATCGAAGTTCAGAAACCTTTGTTTTTGCACGAAAGAGCCGCTTTTGCAAAGTTTATAAGCATTACAAAAGATTATTTGCCACAATTGCCAAAAGCCGTTGTACATTGTTTTACCGGAAGTTTGCAAGAAGCCAAAACGTATCTCGATAACGGATTCTATCTTGGTTTTACCGGAGCAATTTCAGACAGTAAACGTTTTGAACATTTAAAAGAAGTGATTCAATACGTTCCGCTTGATAGAATGATGATCGAAACCGATGCGCCGTTTATGCTTCCAAAAAACACTCCAAATAATCTCTTGAAAAAATACCACGAACGCCGTTGCGAACCCGCTTTTCTACCTTTTGTTGCTGCGACAGTTGCACAGTTCAAAGGAGTTTCGGGAATTATAGTTGCGGAGGAAACAACAAGAAATGCCAAAAACTTTTTTGGGATTTAA
- a CDS encoding AAA family ATPase has translation MRKVILMKGLPGSGKSTLAKKIIADNPETYKRINRDDLRAMFDNGNTSQSNEKFVKKVRDLLIVKALEEGKSIVIDDTNLSETNFRRVSQLVKEYNTKFNEKVEVEVMEVNTDVAICIERDALREKPVGEKVIKKMHRQFFKDSPEYAIQNPDLPKAIICDLDGTLALMNGRNPFDASKCDQDEINDPVANVLRNYKKLGYEILLVSGREDRYKEPTLRFLEKHEIEYDALIMRKTQDSRKDSIIKTEIYNESIKDKYFVEFVLDDRNQVVDTWRNDLKLPCFQVYYGDF, from the coding sequence ATGAGAAAAGTAATTTTAATGAAAGGATTGCCGGGAAGTGGGAAATCTACTTTGGCAAAAAAGATAATTGCAGATAATCCAGAAACTTATAAAAGAATTAACAGAGACGATTTGCGCGCTATGTTTGATAACGGAAATACGAGTCAGAGCAACGAGAAATTCGTTAAAAAAGTACGTGATTTATTAATCGTAAAAGCTTTAGAAGAAGGAAAAAGCATTGTGATTGATGATACGAATTTATCGGAAACTAATTTTAGACGCGTTTCACAATTAGTTAAAGAATACAATACAAAATTCAACGAAAAGGTAGAAGTTGAGGTTATGGAAGTTAATACAGATGTTGCGATTTGTATCGAAAGAGATGCTTTGAGAGAAAAACCGGTTGGAGAAAAAGTGATCAAAAAAATGCACCGACAATTCTTTAAAGATTCACCAGAATACGCAATCCAAAATCCAGATTTGCCAAAAGCAATCATCTGTGATCTTGACGGAACTTTGGCTTTAATGAACGGAAGAAATCCGTTTGACGCGAGCAAATGTGATCAGGACGAAATCAATGATCCGGTGGCAAATGTTTTGAGAAATTACAAAAAACTGGGTTATGAGATATTGCTGGTTTCGGGAAGAGAAGACCGATACAAAGAACCAACGTTGAGGTTTCTTGAAAAACACGAAATCGAATATGATGCTTTAATCATGCGAAAAACTCAGGATAGCCGAAAAGACTCCATCATCAAAACCGAAATCTATAACGAATCTATAAAAGATAAATACTTTGTAGAATTTGTTCTCGACGATAGAAACCAAGTAGTTGACACCTGGAGAAATGATCTGAAATTACCGTGCTTCCAGGTTTATTATGGAGATTTTTAG
- a CDS encoding T4 RnlA family RNA ligase, with translation MNTTLLKEMISKNYVRVNKHPKHDLYIYNYTQSAQFERIWNDVTLACRGLILDEKENVIARPFPKFFNLGEMETQVLPDTTFEVYDKMDGSMGILYWIDEVPFMASRGSFASEQSDKANEMLHGKYRNSWSLLDKNKTYLFEIIYPENRIVLDYGSAEELVLLAIIDTQTGDEFPLEDIGFPLVEKYNGIKDISLLKEMDIANKEGFIIKYANNFRVKIKFEEYLRLHRIITQVSNLNIWEYLKTNQTMEEILERVPDEFFDWVKETKKDLENQYLEIENRCKLDFRVLDSRKETALYFMTCKHPGVLFAMLNNKDYSVIIWKMIRPTFEKPFNREEE, from the coding sequence ATGAATACAACGCTTTTAAAAGAGATGATTTCCAAAAATTATGTAAGGGTAAACAAACATCCTAAACATGATTTATATATTTATAATTACACACAAAGTGCACAATTTGAAAGAATTTGGAATGATGTTACTTTAGCGTGTAGAGGTTTAATTTTGGACGAAAAAGAGAATGTAATTGCAAGACCTTTTCCTAAATTTTTTAATTTAGGCGAAATGGAAACTCAAGTACTTCCGGATACCACTTTTGAAGTTTATGATAAAATGGACGGTTCAATGGGAATTTTGTATTGGATTGATGAGGTTCCGTTTATGGCGAGCCGAGGTTCTTTTGCAAGCGAACAATCGGATAAGGCGAATGAAATGTTACACGGAAAATATAGAAATTCGTGGTCACTTTTGGATAAAAACAAAACGTATTTATTCGAAATTATTTATCCTGAAAACCGAATTGTTTTAGATTATGGTTCGGCGGAAGAATTGGTTTTATTAGCTATTATTGATACACAAACAGGTGACGAATTTCCGCTGGAAGATATTGGATTTCCTTTGGTTGAAAAATACAACGGAATCAAAGATATTTCGCTTTTAAAAGAAATGGATATTGCGAACAAAGAAGGTTTTATCATTAAATATGCAAACAACTTTAGAGTAAAAATTAAATTTGAAGAGTATCTTCGTTTACACCGAATTATTACTCAGGTTTCTAACTTGAATATCTGGGAATATTTGAAAACCAATCAGACAATGGAAGAAATTCTGGAACGAGTTCCGGATGAGTTTTTTGATTGGGTAAAAGAAACTAAGAAAGATTTAGAAAATCAATATTTAGAAATCGAAAATCGATGTAAACTAGATTTCAGAGTTTTAGATTCCCGTAAAGAAACTGCTTTGTATTTCATGACTTGTAAACATCCGGGCGTATTATTTGCAATGCTGAATAACAAAGATTATTCAGTCATTATATGGAAAATGATTCGGCCAACATTTGAAAAACCGTTTAATAGAGAAGAAGAATAA
- a CDS encoding TROVE domain-containing protein has translation MKFNFLAKEKNTVMNYENATAYTLTTDYELYAAVVTTSLNASFYEKDTTRLERIKELIKKADPVFVAKLAVYARNEMHMRSVPLVLIVELAKIYSGDSLISKMITQVIQRADEITELLAYYQMANERNGIKKLNRLSKQIQKGLAHSFNKFDEYQFAKYNRDGAVKLKDALFLVHPKAKDEAQQTLFNKIVNDSLETPYTWETELSKIGQIKYYNETEKQKAFTQKWEELIDSNKIGYMALLRNLRNIVEANVSRFHILKVCDYLSNEKAVANSKQLPFRFLAAYRELKTLDSKYISMILDALEDAVLVSAQNIKGLDINTSVVIACDVSGSMQKNISPKSKVMLYDIGLMLGMLMQNRCKNVVSGMFGDRWKIINMPKRAILSNVNEYYKREGEVGYSTNGYLVLEDLISRKEIVDKVMLFTDVQMWNSNYTKDSFANSWNRYKNIAPNAKLYLFDLAGYGQAPINVEKNDVYLIAGWSDKVFDVLNALDDKSSALNYINRIEL, from the coding sequence ATGAAATTCAATTTTTTAGCAAAAGAAAAAAACACCGTAATGAATTACGAAAATGCAACAGCATATACATTAACAACAGATTATGAATTGTATGCAGCGGTTGTAACAACAAGTTTAAATGCTTCATTTTATGAAAAAGATACAACTCGTTTAGAAAGAATTAAAGAGTTGATCAAAAAAGCCGATCCTGTTTTTGTGGCAAAACTAGCCGTTTATGCCCGAAACGAAATGCATATGCGTTCAGTTCCATTAGTATTAATCGTAGAATTGGCCAAAATATATTCCGGTGATTCCTTAATCAGTAAAATGATTACACAAGTTATACAACGTGCAGACGAAATAACAGAATTATTGGCGTATTACCAAATGGCAAACGAGCGAAACGGAATCAAAAAACTAAACCGTTTGTCTAAACAAATACAAAAAGGTTTGGCGCATTCATTCAATAAATTCGATGAATACCAATTTGCAAAATACAACCGTGATGGTGCAGTGAAATTAAAAGACGCATTGTTTTTGGTACATCCAAAAGCAAAAGATGAGGCACAACAAACATTGTTCAATAAAATAGTAAACGATAGTTTAGAAACTCCATATACCTGGGAAACCGAATTGTCAAAAATTGGTCAGATAAAGTATTATAACGAAACCGAAAAGCAAAAAGCATTCACTCAAAAATGGGAAGAATTGATCGATAGTAACAAAATTGGTTACATGGCTTTGTTGCGAAATTTACGAAATATAGTCGAAGCCAACGTTTCGCGATTTCATATATTAAAAGTTTGTGATTATCTTTCTAATGAAAAAGCAGTTGCAAATTCGAAACAATTACCATTCCGATTTTTAGCCGCTTATCGCGAGTTGAAAACCTTGGATTCTAAATATATATCCATGATTTTGGATGCTTTAGAAGATGCAGTTTTGGTGAGTGCGCAAAATATAAAAGGTTTGGATATCAATACATCGGTTGTAATTGCTTGTGACGTTTCGGGTTCGATGCAAAAAAATATCTCGCCAAAAAGTAAAGTTATGCTTTACGATATTGGTTTGATGTTGGGTATGTTGATGCAAAACCGTTGTAAAAATGTCGTAAGCGGTATGTTTGGTGATCGATGGAAAATAATCAATATGCCAAAACGAGCCATATTGTCAAATGTAAACGAGTATTACAAACGCGAAGGTGAAGTAGGTTATTCGACAAACGGTTATTTGGTTTTGGAAGATTTAATCAGCCGAAAAGAAATAGTAGACAAAGTGATGTTGTTTACAGATGTTCAAATGTGGAATAGTAATTACACAAAAGATTCATTTGCAAACTCCTGGAACCGCTATAAAAACATCGCACCAAATGCAAAATTGTATTTGTTTGATTTGGCAGGTTACGGTCAGGCACCAATAAATGTCGAGAAAAACGATGTGTATTTAATCGCTGGTTGGTCAGATAAAGTATTTGATGTATTGAATGCTTTAGATGATAAAAGCAGTGCTTTGAATTACATCAACCGAATAGAATTGTAA
- a CDS encoding WYL domain-containing protein, with protein sequence MSQNKNVLIRYKTIDKCLQNKYRQWTLEDLIECCSEALFEYEGRANPISKRTIQMDIQLMRSEKLGYNAPIVVYDKKFYKYDDDEFTITDIPLTETDMNVLTETVSMLKQFKDFSLFNDVSDILQRLEDKIYSEKSHTKPVIYLDKNEGLKGLHYLDEIYQAIIKKVVLMITYKSFKSKEESKFHFHPFILKEFNNRWFLIGKTKGSQPITNLALDRIIAIDYDFNLPYIEEDFDADVYYKNIIGVTVNTGLKPRKIELWIDAANAPYVLTKPLHHTQRLIQENEDKSIIVHLFISPNYEMERIILGFGDGIEVLRPENLRNRMKKILQNAIQRYED encoded by the coding sequence ATGTCTCAAAACAAAAATGTTTTAATACGGTACAAAACCATTGACAAATGTCTGCAGAATAAATACAGGCAATGGACTTTGGAGGATTTAATCGAATGTTGTTCTGAAGCTTTATTCGAATATGAAGGTCGAGCAAACCCGATTAGCAAACGAACAATCCAAATGGATATTCAGTTGATGCGAAGTGAAAAACTGGGGTATAATGCGCCAATTGTGGTGTATGATAAAAAGTTTTATAAATATGATGACGACGAATTTACGATAACGGATATTCCGCTGACGGAAACGGATATGAATGTTTTGACGGAAACGGTTTCGATGTTGAAACAGTTTAAGGATTTTTCGTTGTTTAATGATGTGTCGGATATTTTGCAGCGTTTGGAGGATAAAATCTATTCGGAGAAATCGCACACGAAACCTGTTATTTATCTGGATAAAAACGAAGGTTTGAAAGGTTTGCATTATTTAGATGAGATTTATCAAGCGATTATCAAGAAGGTTGTGCTTATGATTACTTATAAATCGTTTAAATCTAAGGAGGAAAGTAAGTTTCATTTTCATCCTTTTATTTTGAAGGAATTCAATAATCGGTGGTTTTTGATTGGAAAGACTAAAGGTTCTCAACCGATTACGAATTTGGCTTTGGACAGGATTATTGCAATTGATTACGATTTTAACCTTCCTTATATAGAGGAGGATTTTGATGCTGATGTGTATTATAAGAATATTATTGGCGTGACGGTAAATACTGGTTTGAAACCGAGAAAAATAGAACTTTGGATTGATGCTGCAAATGCGCCTTATGTTTTGACGAAACCGTTGCATCATACGCAAAGGCTGATTCAGGAAAATGAGGATAAGAGTATTATTGTTCACTTGTTTATTTCTCCAAATTATGAAATGGAACGTATTATTCTGGGTTTTGGAGACGGAATCGAGGTTTTGAGACCTGAAAACCTGAGAAACAGGATGAAAAAAATCCTTCAAAATGCGATTCAGCGATATGAAGACTAA
- a CDS encoding MarR family transcriptional regulator: MKDKTIDYILRATWQAVSRMYNEEAAKYDATMATGFALLSIDKEDGTPSTALGPRMGMEATSLTRTLKSMEDKGLIVRKKNPSDGRGVLIYLTDFGKEKRELSKNTVLKFNESVRKHVSDEKLKHFIEVSEIINELIQDKNIFNQTEKQENE, translated from the coding sequence ATGAAAGACAAAACAATAGATTATATTTTGAGAGCTACATGGCAAGCCGTATCAAGAATGTATAATGAGGAGGCTGCAAAATACGATGCTACAATGGCAACGGGATTTGCGCTTTTGAGTATAGATAAAGAAGACGGAACTCCATCGACCGCTTTAGGGCCAAGAATGGGTATGGAAGCTACAAGCCTAACGAGAACATTGAAATCAATGGAGGATAAGGGTTTGATTGTTCGTAAAAAAAATCCAAGTGACGGTCGCGGTGTTTTAATCTACCTGACGGATTTTGGAAAAGAAAAAAGAGAATTATCTAAAAATACGGTTTTGAAATTTAATGAGAGTGTTAGAAAACATGTTTCTGACGAAAAGCTGAAACATTTTATCGAGGTCTCAGAAATCATAAATGAACTTATTCAGGATAAAAACATATTTAATCAAACAGAAAAACAGGAAAATGAATAA
- a CDS encoding 3-hydroxyacyl-CoA dehydrogenase/enoyl-CoA hydratase family protein encodes MKRTIKKVAVIGSGIMGSGIACHFANIGVEVLLLDIVPRELTEAEAKKGLTLESKVVRNRVVNEHLANSLKSKPSPIYSQKFANRITTGNTTDDMAKIANVDWIIEVVVERLDIKKLVFEQIEKFRKPGTLVTSNTSGIPIHFMSEGRSEDFQQHFCGTHFFNPARYLKLFEIIPGPKTSTEVLDFLNEYGSKFLGKTSVVAKDTPAFIGNRIGIYGIQSLFHLVKEMGLTIEEVDKLTGPVIGRPKSATFRTVDVVGLDTLVHVANGIYENCPNDEQHELFKLPDFITKMMENNWLGSKTGQGFYKKVDKDILSLDLDTLEYRAAKKANFATLELTKTIDKPINRFKVLVKGKDKAGEFYRKSFAGMFAYVSNRIPEISDELFKIDDAMKAGFGWENGPFEIWDAIGVANGIEIMKAEGLEPAAWVTEMLASGSESFYSVKEGATYFYNIPTKSQTKVPGQDSFIILNNIRESKKVWSNSGAIIQDLGDGILNLEFQSKMNTIGGDVLAAINKAIDLSEKEYQGLVIGNQAANFSVGANIGMIFMMAVEQEYDELNMAIKLFQDTMMRVRYSSIPVVVAPHGMTFGGGCEMSLHADKVVAAAETYMGLVEFGVGVLPGGGGSKEMALRASDLFRKNDVELNVLQEYFLTIAMAKVSTSGYEAFDTGLLQHGKDVIVVNKDRQIAEAKKHALLMAEAGYTQPIRRTDVKVLGKQALGMFLVGTDQMEAGKYISEHDKKIANKLAYVMAGGDLSEATLVSEQYLLDIEREAFLSLCTERKTLERIQYMLTKGKPLRN; translated from the coding sequence ATGAAACGCACAATTAAAAAAGTTGCTGTAATTGGATCCGGAATTATGGGTTCAGGAATAGCTTGTCATTTTGCCAATATTGGTGTTGAAGTTTTATTACTTGACATCGTACCACGCGAGTTGACAGAAGCTGAAGCTAAAAAAGGATTAACGCTTGAAAGTAAAGTTGTTCGCAACCGTGTAGTAAACGAGCACTTGGCGAATTCATTAAAATCGAAACCGTCTCCTATTTACAGTCAAAAATTTGCTAACAGAATTACGACTGGAAATACTACTGATGATATGGCAAAAATTGCCAATGTTGATTGGATTATCGAGGTTGTTGTAGAACGTTTGGATATCAAAAAATTAGTTTTTGAACAAATCGAAAAATTCCGTAAGCCGGGAACTTTGGTTACTTCAAACACTTCTGGTATTCCAATTCATTTTATGAGCGAAGGAAGAAGCGAAGATTTTCAACAACACTTCTGCGGAACTCACTTTTTTAACCCTGCGCGTTACTTAAAGTTATTTGAAATTATTCCTGGTCCAAAAACTTCTACTGAAGTATTGGATTTCTTAAACGAATACGGATCTAAATTCTTAGGAAAAACTTCGGTTGTTGCTAAAGATACTCCGGCGTTTATTGGAAACAGAATTGGTATTTACGGAATCCAAAGTTTATTTCACTTAGTGAAAGAAATGGGATTAACGATTGAAGAAGTTGATAAATTGACTGGACCGGTTATTGGTCGTCCAAAATCGGCTACTTTCCGTACTGTTGACGTTGTTGGTTTAGATACTTTGGTACACGTTGCCAATGGTATTTATGAAAACTGCCCAAATGACGAACAACACGAATTGTTTAAACTTCCTGATTTCATCACAAAAATGATGGAGAACAATTGGTTAGGAAGCAAAACTGGTCAAGGTTTTTATAAAAAAGTAGATAAAGATATTCTTTCTTTAGACTTAGATACATTAGAATACCGCGCTGCTAAAAAAGCAAATTTTGCTACGCTTGAACTTACAAAAACTATCGATAAACCTATCAATCGTTTTAAAGTTCTTGTAAAAGGAAAAGACAAAGCGGGTGAATTCTACCGTAAGAGTTTCGCTGGAATGTTTGCTTATGTGTCAAACAGAATTCCTGAAATCTCTGACGAATTATTCAAAATTGATGATGCGATGAAAGCTGGTTTTGGATGGGAAAATGGTCCATTCGAAATTTGGGACGCTATTGGTGTTGCAAACGGAATCGAAATCATGAAAGCAGAAGGTCTTGAACCAGCTGCATGGGTTACTGAAATGTTGGCTTCTGGAAGCGAAAGTTTCTACTCTGTAAAAGAAGGAGCGACTTATTTCTATAACATTCCAACAAAATCACAAACTAAAGTTCCTGGACAGGATTCATTTATTATTTTAAACAACATTCGCGAAAGCAAAAAAGTTTGGAGTAATAGTGGTGCAATCATTCAGGATTTAGGAGATGGAATCTTGAACTTAGAATTCCAATCTAAAATGAATACTATTGGTGGCGACGTTCTTGCTGCTATCAATAAAGCAATCGACTTATCTGAAAAAGAATATCAAGGTTTGGTTATTGGTAATCAAGCAGCGAATTTCTCTGTTGGTGCTAATATCGGAATGATTTTCATGATGGCGGTTGAGCAGGAATATGACGAATTGAATATGGCTATCAAATTGTTCCAGGACACAATGATGCGCGTTCGTTACTCTTCGATTCCAGTTGTTGTTGCGCCTCACGGAATGACTTTTGGTGGTGGATGCGAAATGAGCTTACACGCTGATAAAGTGGTTGCTGCTGCTGAAACTTATATGGGATTAGTTGAGTTTGGTGTTGGTGTACTTCCTGGTGGTGGTGGATCTAAAGAAATGGCTTTGAGAGCTTCAGATTTATTCCGTAAAAATGACGTGGAATTGAACGTTCTTCAGGAGTATTTCTTGACAATCGCAATGGCTAAAGTTTCGACTTCTGGTTATGAGGCTTTTGATACCGGACTTCTTCAACATGGAAAAGATGTTATCGTAGTAAACAAAGATCGTCAGATCGCTGAAGCTAAAAAACATGCTTTGTTAATGGCTGAAGCTGGTTATACGCAACCAATCAGAAGAACTGATGTGAAAGTATTAGGAAAACAAGCTCTTGGAATGTTCTTAGTTGGAACGGATCAAATGGAAGCTGGAAAATACATTTCTGAGCACGATAAGAAAATCGCTAACAAACTTGCTTACGTAATGGCTGGTGGTGATTTATCTGAAGCAACTTTAGTATCTGAACAATATTTATTAGATATCGAACGTGAAGCTTTCTTGAGTTTATGTACTGAACGTAAAACTTTAGAGAGAATTCAATATATGTTAACTAAAGGAAAACCACTTAGAAACTAG